The proteins below are encoded in one region of uncultured Eubacteriales bacterium:
- the kdpE gene encoding KDP operon transcriptional regulatory protein KdpE — translation MNHYHERILVVEDDKQIQSFIGYSLETAGFPYIVVSTGESALNHLVSEPIDLMLLDLGLPDFDGMEVIRKVREWSPMPIIVVSARDQDKEKAAALDSGADDYLTKPFSATELLARIRVAVRHLYRQGANNEQAIRCVGQLKIDFEKRLVYLESEEIHVTPLEYNLLSMLFRNMGKVLTTQNILKEIYGMNYGCDTQALRALMAGLRRKIEKNPSKPRYIMTEIGVGYRLVDE, via the coding sequence GTGAATCACTATCATGAACGCATTCTTGTCGTCGAAGACGATAAACAGATACAGAGTTTTATAGGGTACTCTCTTGAAACAGCGGGTTTCCCATATATTGTAGTCAGCACAGGTGAAAGCGCTCTTAACCATCTCGTATCTGAGCCAATTGATCTCATGCTGCTTGATCTCGGTTTGCCCGATTTTGATGGCATGGAGGTAATTAGGAAGGTGCGTGAATGGTCCCCAATGCCCATTATTGTGGTGTCCGCCAGAGATCAGGATAAAGAAAAAGCCGCCGCACTGGATTCGGGTGCGGACGACTATCTGACAAAACCTTTTTCTGCCACTGAGCTGCTGGCCCGCATCAGAGTAGCAGTCAGACATTTATATCGGCAAGGAGCGAATAATGAACAGGCCATCCGCTGCGTAGGTCAATTAAAAATTGACTTTGAAAAACGCTTGGTTTATTTAGAGAGTGAAGAAATTCATGTAACACCTTTAGAATATAATCTGCTGTCAATGCTTTTCCGAAACATGGGGAAAGTGCTGACGACACAAAATATTCTGAAAGAGATTTACGGCATGAACTACGGATGTGATACCCAGGCGCTGCGCGCTTTGATGGCGGGGCTTCGGAGAAAAATTGAAAAGAATCCCTCCAAGCCCCGCTATATTATGACGGAAATAGGAGTCGGATATCGTTTGGTTGATGAATAA
- a CDS encoding conserved exported hypothetical protein (Evidence 4 : Homologs of previously reported genes of unknown function) gives MRIILLKKRDLKIFAAALVLLIGLGTLGKLYKSSAAPVSAQAGVPVPILMYHSIYEDTQSKNTFVLSPKALEQDLKYLQDNGFETVLIQDLIAYTENNVPLPEKPVVLTFDDGYLNNKTNVLPLLEKYNMCAVISVVGEFTDTFSKTEDLNPRYSHITWDDIAELEETGRIEIGSHTYNLHHDGARQGAKKKSGESAETYKSMLRRDLLALQQTLSEKSGVLPVTFAYPYGHVSEESLDVIKEVGFKASMSCYEKMNYVTHDASCLYLLGRYNRPSGVSTQDFMVKVLREAQQ, from the coding sequence ATGAGGATAATTCTTTTGAAAAAGCGAGACTTAAAAATATTCGCCGCCGCGCTTGTGCTGCTGATCGGACTCGGTACATTGGGCAAGCTTTATAAGAGTTCTGCCGCGCCCGTCTCCGCACAGGCGGGGGTGCCTGTGCCCATTCTCATGTACCACAGCATATACGAGGACACGCAAAGCAAAAATACATTTGTGCTCTCGCCCAAAGCACTGGAACAGGATTTAAAATACCTTCAGGATAACGGTTTTGAAACGGTTTTGATCCAGGATCTGATCGCCTACACGGAAAACAACGTTCCCCTTCCGGAAAAGCCGGTGGTCCTTACCTTTGACGACGGGTATCTCAACAACAAGACCAACGTGTTGCCCCTGCTGGAAAAATACAATATGTGCGCGGTGATCTCGGTGGTGGGAGAGTTCACGGACACCTTTTCAAAGACGGAAGACCTGAACCCCCGATACTCCCACATAACGTGGGACGACATTGCCGAACTGGAGGAGACAGGGCGTATCGAGATCGGCAGCCACACGTATAATCTGCACCACGACGGAGCACGGCAGGGCGCCAAGAAAAAGTCCGGTGAGAGCGCGGAGACCTATAAAAGTATGCTGCGCAGGGACCTCCTGGCTTTGCAGCAAACCCTTTCTGAAAAATCCGGGGTGCTCCCTGTAACATTTGCGTACCCATACGGACATGTTAGTGAAGAATCCCTTGACGTTATAAAAGAGGTCGGTTTTAAGGCAAGCATGTCCTGCTATGAAAAGATGAACTATGTCACGCATGACGCCTCATGTCTCTATTTGCTCGGGCGATATAACCGCCCGTCCGGCGTCAGTACACAGGACTTTATGGTAAAGGTCTTGCGGGAGGCACAGCAGTAA
- a CDS encoding hypothetical protein (Evidence 5 : No homology to any previously reported sequences) — protein MLRSLRVYLLFFGIHCILREQLREYLIGFMALQMRNDANMKAEIPTLPKR, from the coding sequence GTGTTGCGCAGTCTTCGCGTATACCTTTTGTTCTTTGGCATACATTGTATATTGCGAGAACAGTTGAGGGAATATCTCATTGGGTTCATGGCGCTGCAAATGAGAAACGATGCGAACATGAAAGCAGAGATTCCCACATTGCCCAAGCGATAA